One part of the Xylanimonas allomyrinae genome encodes these proteins:
- the fusA gene encoding elongation factor G yields the protein MALDVLTDLNKVRNIGIMAHIDAGKTTTTERILFYTGVNYKIGETHDGASTTDWMEQEQERGITITSAAVTAFWNKNQINIIDTPGHVDFTVEVERSLRVLDGAVAVFDGKEGVEPQSETVWRQADKYEVPRICFVNKMDKLGADFYFTVDTIVNRLKARPLVIQLPIGAENDFEGVVDLVEMRAIVWRGETKMGAEYTVEAIPADLQEKAEQYRAELLEAVAETDDDLLEKFLGGEELTVAEIKGGIRKLTVAGEAFPVLCGSAFKNKGVQPMLDAVIDYLPSPLDVPAIKGHDAKDPELVVERHPDATEPFSALAFKIAAHPFFGKLTFIRVYSGKVSQGAQVVNSTKGKKERIGKIFQMHANKENPVDEASAGHIYAFIGLKDVTTGDTLSDANAQVILESMTFPEPVIDVAIEPKTKADQEKLSTAIQKLAEEDPTFRVKLDEETGQTVIGGMGELHLDILVDRMRREFKVEANVGKPQVAYRETIRRKVEKVEYTHKKQTGGSGQFAKVQVTFEPLDTAEGELYEFNNAVTGGRIPREYIPSVDAGIQSALQQGVLAGFPLVGVKATLIDGAYHEVDSSEMAFKIAGSMVLKEGVKRADPVLLEPVMAVEVRTPEEYMGDVIGDINSRRGMIQSMEDATGVKVVRAQVPLSEMFGYIGDLRSKTQGRAVYSMQFDSYAEVPRNVADEIIKKTRGE from the coding sequence GTGGCACTTGACGTGCTGACCGACCTCAACAAGGTCCGGAACATCGGCATCATGGCGCACATCGATGCCGGCAAGACGACGACGACCGAGCGGATCCTGTTCTACACGGGCGTCAACTACAAGATCGGCGAGACCCACGACGGTGCCTCGACGACCGACTGGATGGAGCAGGAGCAGGAGCGTGGCATCACGATCACGTCCGCTGCTGTGACCGCGTTCTGGAACAAGAACCAGATCAACATCATCGACACCCCCGGTCACGTGGACTTCACGGTCGAGGTCGAGCGCTCGCTGCGCGTCCTCGACGGTGCGGTTGCCGTCTTCGACGGCAAGGAGGGCGTGGAGCCGCAGTCCGAGACTGTGTGGCGCCAGGCGGACAAGTACGAGGTCCCGCGCATCTGCTTCGTCAACAAGATGGACAAGCTGGGCGCCGACTTCTACTTCACGGTCGACACCATCGTCAACCGCCTCAAGGCCCGCCCGCTGGTCATCCAGCTCCCGATCGGCGCAGAGAACGACTTCGAGGGCGTCGTCGACCTGGTCGAGATGCGCGCGATCGTGTGGCGCGGCGAGACCAAGATGGGCGCCGAGTACACGGTCGAGGCGATTCCGGCCGACCTGCAGGAGAAGGCGGAGCAGTACCGCGCCGAGCTCCTCGAGGCCGTCGCCGAGACCGACGACGACCTGCTGGAGAAGTTCCTCGGTGGCGAGGAGCTGACGGTCGCCGAGATCAAGGGCGGCATCCGCAAGCTCACCGTCGCCGGCGAGGCCTTCCCGGTCCTGTGCGGCTCGGCGTTCAAGAACAAGGGCGTCCAGCCCATGCTCGACGCCGTCATCGACTACCTGCCCTCGCCCCTCGACGTCCCGGCCATCAAGGGCCACGACGCCAAGGACCCCGAGCTCGTGGTCGAGCGTCACCCGGACGCCACGGAGCCGTTCTCGGCTCTTGCGTTCAAGATCGCCGCGCACCCGTTCTTCGGCAAGCTCACCTTCATCCGCGTCTACTCGGGCAAGGTGTCGCAGGGCGCCCAGGTCGTGAACTCGACCAAGGGCAAGAAGGAGCGCATCGGGAAGATCTTCCAGATGCACGCCAACAAGGAGAACCCGGTCGACGAGGCGTCGGCGGGCCACATCTACGCGTTCATCGGTCTGAAGGACGTCACCACCGGTGACACCCTGAGCGACGCGAACGCGCAGGTCATCCTCGAGTCGATGACCTTCCCCGAGCCTGTCATCGACGTGGCCATCGAGCCCAAGACGAAGGCCGACCAGGAGAAGCTCTCGACGGCGATCCAGAAGCTCGCCGAAGAGGACCCGACCTTCCGCGTCAAGCTCGACGAGGAGACCGGCCAGACCGTCATCGGCGGCATGGGCGAGCTTCACCTCGACATCCTCGTGGACCGCATGCGCCGCGAGTTCAAGGTCGAGGCGAACGTCGGCAAGCCGCAGGTCGCCTACCGCGAGACCATCCGCCGCAAGGTGGAGAAGGTCGAGTACACGCACAAGAAGCAGACCGGTGGTTCGGGTCAGTTCGCCAAGGTCCAGGTGACCTTCGAGCCGCTCGACACGGCCGAGGGCGAGCTCTACGAGTTCAACAACGCCGTCACCGGTGGTCGCATCCCGCGCGAGTACATCCCGTCGGTCGACGCGGGTATCCAGTCCGCCCTTCAGCAGGGTGTGCTCGCGGGCTTCCCGCTCGTGGGTGTCAAGGCCACGCTCATCGACGGCGCGTACCACGAGGTCGACTCGTCCGAGATGGCGTTCAAGATTGCCGGCTCGATGGTCCTCAAGGAGGGCGTCAAGCGGGCTGACCCGGTTCTGCTCGAGCCGGTCATGGCCGTCGAGGTGCGTACGCCCGAGGAGTACATGGGCGACGTTATCGGCGACATCAACTCGCGCCGTGGCATGATCCAGTCCATGGAGGACGCGACCGGCGTCAAGGTCGTGCGCGCCCAGGTGCCGCTCAGCGAGATGTTCGGTTACATCGGTGACCTGCGGTCGAAGACGCAGGGTCGCGCGGTGTACTCGATGCAGTTCGACAGCTACGCCGAGGTTCCTCGCAACGTTGCTGACGAGATCATCAAGAAGACCCGGGGCGAGTGA
- the rpsG gene encoding 30S ribosomal protein S7 produces the protein MPRKGPAPKRPLIADPVYGSPVVTQLINKVLLDGKKSTAEAIVYGALEGVRTKTDQDPVVVLKRALENVRPALEVRSRRVGGATYQVPVEVRPTRSTTLALRWLTDFSRARREKTMTERLMNEILDASNGLGAAVKRREDMHKMAESNRAFAHYRW, from the coding sequence ATGCCTCGTAAGGGTCCGGCCCCCAAGCGGCCGCTCATCGCCGACCCGGTCTACGGGTCCCCTGTCGTCACCCAGCTGATCAACAAGGTTCTGCTGGACGGCAAGAAGTCCACGGCCGAGGCCATCGTCTACGGCGCCCTCGAGGGCGTCCGCACCAAGACGGACCAGGACCCGGTCGTCGTTCTCAAGCGCGCGCTCGAGAACGTCCGCCCGGCCCTCGAGGTCCGCTCCCGCCGTGTCGGTGGCGCGACCTACCAGGTCCCGGTCGAGGTGCGCCCCACCCGCTCGACGACGCTGGCCCTGCGCTGGCTGACCGACTTCTCGCGAGCTCGCCGCGAGAAGACGATGACCGAGCGCCTCATGAACGAGATCCTCGACGCCTCGAACGGCCTTGGTGCCGCGGTCAAGCGCCGCGAGGACATGCACAAGATGGCCGAGTCGAACCGCGCGTTCGCACACTACCGCTGGTAA
- the rpsL gene encoding 30S ribosomal protein S12, with translation MPTIQQLVRKGRTSKAGKSKTPALKGSPQRRGVCTRVYTTTPKKPNSALRKVARVKLSSQIEVTAYIPGVGHNLQEHSIVLVRGGRVKDLPGVRYKIVRGALDTQGVKNRKQARSRYGAKKEKA, from the coding sequence GTGCCTACGATCCAGCAGCTCGTCCGCAAGGGCCGGACCTCGAAGGCCGGGAAGTCGAAGACTCCCGCCCTCAAGGGTTCCCCGCAGCGGCGCGGCGTGTGCACCCGCGTGTACACCACCACCCCCAAGAAGCCGAACTCGGCCCTGCGCAAGGTCGCCCGTGTGAAGCTGTCCTCGCAGATCGAGGTCACCGCGTACATCCCCGGCGTCGGCCACAACCTGCAGGAGCACTCGATCGTGCTCGTGCGCGGCGGCCGTGTGAAGGACCTCCCGGGTGTCCGCTACAAGATCGTCCGCGGCGCGCTCGACACGCAGGGCGTGAAGAACCGCAAGCAGGCCCGTAGCCGCTACGGCGCGAAGAAGGAGAAGGCCTGA